One region of Thermoleophilia bacterium genomic DNA includes:
- a CDS encoding cyclophilin-like fold protein, whose amino-acid sequence MSSWEEEVVAKEIKIVFPQGELVAELYDSATAVAIYEALPLESTVNRWGDEVYFTIPVRLAEAPDARTEMEVGELGYWPIGAAFCIFFGPTPASEGTEPRAYSNVNPFGRIITDTTSMRAVLSAVRDGDLVRVTHSNGKV is encoded by the coding sequence TTGAGTAGTTGGGAGGAAGAAGTCGTGGCTAAGGAGATCAAGATTGTCTTTCCCCAAGGAGAGCTAGTAGCGGAACTATACGATTCGGCGACTGCTGTTGCGATCTACGAAGCGCTTCCCTTAGAGAGCACAGTAAACCGCTGGGGCGACGAGGTGTACTTCACCATTCCCGTGCGGCTGGCCGAAGCTCCCGACGCCCGGACGGAGATGGAGGTGGGAGAACTTGGCTACTGGCCGATAGGGGCGGCATTTTGCATTTTCTTTGGCCCTACCCCGGCAAGTGAGGGGACCGAACCGCGCGCCTATAGCAACGTTAATCCCTTTGGCCGCATAATCACCGACACGACGAGCATGAGGGCCGTGCTCTCCGCAGTAAGGGACGGAGATTTGGTGCGTGTGACTCATTCAAACGGGAAGGTGTAG
- a CDS encoding Ldh family oxidoreductase: MSTGNMPPTQKVRPANTEPVWIPFEFLENFVTDVFRGLGVPDDDARICADVIITADKRGIDSHGIGRLKLVYYDRLVKGVQKPITEFEVVSDRGATALVDGHNGMGMVVSKRAMEMAIDKAHRYGLGAVVARNSTHYGFAAYYPLMAVQADMIGLTATNARPSVAPTHGVDNMLGTNPLVFAFPSDEPFPFTNDYATSIVQRGKIEQWAREGKKCPEGVVVDQEGRALTDPAEILEGLTRGTAALAPIGGLLEETGSHKGYGFATVVELLTSALALGPFLRQLSGKNEAGQDVPILLSHFFLAINVEHFADVDAFKKHVGDILRSLRASRKAPGRERIYTCGEKEYLAWLERKNKGVPVDPGLQKDLVTMRDELGLPYTFPFE; this comes from the coding sequence ATGAGCACAGGGAACATGCCCCCCACTCAAAAAGTAAGACCAGCGAACACTGAGCCGGTTTGGATCCCCTTTGAGTTCCTGGAAAATTTTGTGACCGACGTTTTTCGGGGTCTGGGCGTGCCCGACGACGACGCGCGCATTTGTGCGGATGTGATCATCACCGCTGATAAGCGCGGCATTGATTCTCACGGAATAGGACGGCTCAAACTCGTCTATTACGACCGCCTGGTGAAAGGCGTCCAGAAGCCGATCACAGAGTTTGAGGTTGTAAGCGACCGTGGGGCCACTGCTCTAGTCGACGGGCACAACGGCATGGGGATGGTAGTAAGCAAGCGCGCGATGGAGATGGCCATCGACAAAGCACACCGCTACGGGTTGGGAGCGGTGGTGGCAAGAAACTCTACCCACTACGGCTTTGCTGCCTATTACCCCTTAATGGCGGTGCAGGCGGACATGATCGGCCTTACGGCCACAAATGCGCGTCCCTCTGTAGCCCCCACCCATGGCGTGGACAACATGTTGGGCACCAATCCGCTGGTGTTCGCTTTTCCCAGTGACGAGCCCTTCCCGTTCACCAACGACTACGCCACCTCTATAGTTCAGCGGGGCAAAATTGAACAGTGGGCCCGCGAGGGTAAGAAGTGTCCCGAGGGCGTTGTGGTAGATCAAGAAGGTCGCGCCCTTACCGACCCGGCCGAGATCCTCGAAGGCCTAACTCGAGGAACCGCCGCCCTTGCTCCCATTGGCGGACTTTTAGAAGAAACAGGCAGTCATAAAGGGTACGGTTTTGCAACCGTGGTCGAGCTCCTTACCTCTGCGCTTGCCTTGGGACCTTTCCTCCGGCAACTGTCTGGTAAGAACGAGGCAGGACAAGATGTTCCCATCCTCCTTAGCCATTTCTTCCTAGCTATCAACGTAGAACACTTTGCCGATGTTGACGCCTTCAAGAAGCACGTGGGAGATATCTTGCGCAGTTTGCGCGCGTCTCGCAAAGCCCCGGGCCGAGAGCGCATATACACGTGCGGCGAGAAGGAATACCTGGCTTGGCTCGAGCGCAAGAACAAGGGAGTGCCCGTCGATCCCGGCCTGCAAAAAGACTTGGTCACCATGCGAGACGAGCTTGGTTTACCCTACACCTTCCCGTTTGAATGA
- a CDS encoding DUF763 domain-containing protein, translating into MKTGTAQLPLHGGRAPTWLFARMKHLAREITLAIVSEYGPEEMLRRLSDPVWFQAFGAVLGFDWHSSGLTTTVCGALKEGLHGLENHCGLVVAGGKGATSRKTPSEIERAAELGWLTVRPDTLIYASKMAAKVDSAAVQDGYQLYHHSFVFTSGGKWAVIQQGMNEQSRMARRYHWLSDSVADFVVEPHAAIAAQAPAASVLNMVARESTPAQTAVTQLSHLPPDRSVQHLKKLKELSLPTRHAVLLSDIQPENLTKILLATYERQAENFETLLGLPGVGPKTIRALALIAELVYDTPASRTDPALFSYAHGGKDGHPYPVNRAVYDQNVEFLRRALSQAKVGQTEKLQALRRLAAYTSSPKSLAGYNAQETVAPRHRVTQRRDP; encoded by the coding sequence ATGAAGACCGGCACCGCGCAGCTACCGCTACACGGAGGCAGAGCCCCGACGTGGCTCTTTGCCCGGATGAAACATCTTGCCCGCGAGATTACTCTCGCCATTGTGAGTGAATACGGCCCCGAAGAGATGCTGCGCCGTCTCTCGGATCCCGTTTGGTTTCAGGCCTTTGGCGCCGTACTGGGGTTTGACTGGCACAGCTCAGGCCTTACCACAACCGTGTGTGGCGCCCTCAAAGAGGGCTTGCACGGCCTCGAGAACCATTGCGGTCTGGTGGTCGCTGGCGGCAAAGGCGCAACCTCGCGTAAAACCCCCAGCGAAATTGAAAGGGCTGCTGAGTTGGGCTGGTTGACCGTCCGGCCAGATACGCTGATTTACGCCAGCAAGATGGCCGCCAAGGTCGACAGTGCGGCAGTCCAAGACGGATACCAGCTTTACCACCATTCTTTTGTTTTCACGAGCGGCGGGAAATGGGCGGTCATCCAGCAGGGAATGAACGAGCAAAGCCGCATGGCGCGCCGGTATCACTGGCTTAGTGATTCAGTGGCGGATTTCGTGGTCGAGCCGCATGCAGCAATCGCCGCCCAGGCGCCCGCAGCAAGCGTGCTAAACATGGTAGCCCGCGAGAGCACACCAGCCCAAACCGCAGTCACCCAGCTATCCCACCTTCCGCCTGACCGCAGCGTGCAACATCTGAAGAAACTCAAAGAGTTGTCGCTGCCCACTAGACACGCGGTACTGCTTTCGGATATACAGCCGGAAAATCTAACCAAGATTCTCTTAGCCACCTACGAGCGCCAAGCCGAGAACTTCGAGACCCTTCTTGGACTCCCGGGCGTAGGCCCCAAGACCATCCGCGCTTTAGCTCTGATAGCCGAACTTGTTTACGACACCCCCGCCAGTCGCACCGACCCCGCACTTTTTAGCTACGCTCATGGCGGCAAAGACGGGCACCCGTATCCCGTTAATCGAGCTGTTTATGACCAGAATGTGGAGTTCTTACGCAGAGCCCTTTCTCAGGCGAAGGTGGGTCAAACCGAAAAACTCCAAGCCCTCCGACGTCTGGCTGCCTATACGTCTAGTCCAAAATCCTTGGCAGGCTACAATGCCCAAGAAACGGTTGCACCAAGACACCGTGTGACTCAAAGGAGAGACCCATGA
- a CDS encoding 4Fe-4S binding protein: MALAIDETRCVRCGLCITECPAGAFRGEGSYTVGQSVVYEKIELDNEKCTNCGQCTAYQFWCPAEAIYEPPADTTPFGTPVGKGNVTDGTKYSKLFYQYQPGDDPYIDIVGKDMPFSFVTRFDSNRFPIPGSNFYYVHWIMPHDEPFLEIGHPPHIHRSPELLFHIGGDPENPQELYSEVEFYMGVEMERHVFNKSTVIYIPPNVIHSPWRPRYTKKPWLFIEVNQGPSHTEKGYHQILKPEQWSSRDLLRPAFADEGY, translated from the coding sequence ATGGCTCTAGCCATAGATGAGACAAGATGTGTCCGCTGCGGGCTGTGTATCACCGAGTGCCCGGCTGGTGCTTTCCGAGGAGAGGGAAGCTACACAGTTGGTCAGTCCGTGGTTTACGAAAAGATCGAGTTGGACAACGAGAAGTGCACCAACTGTGGGCAATGCACAGCCTACCAGTTCTGGTGTCCGGCGGAAGCTATCTACGAACCGCCTGCCGACACGACTCCTTTTGGGACCCCGGTGGGGAAAGGCAACGTCACCGATGGCACAAAGTATTCGAAGCTTTTCTACCAGTACCAACCGGGGGATGATCCCTATATTGACATAGTAGGCAAAGACATGCCCTTTAGCTTTGTCACGCGCTTTGACAGCAATAGATTTCCCATACCGGGCTCCAATTTCTACTACGTGCACTGGATCATGCCGCACGATGAGCCTTTCCTTGAAATCGGTCATCCGCCGCACATCCATCGCAGCCCTGAGCTTCTTTTCCACATAGGTGGGGATCCGGAGAATCCCCAAGAACTCTATTCCGAGGTGGAGTTCTACATGGGTGTGGAAATGGAGCGGCATGTCTTCAACAAGTCCACAGTCATATACATCCCGCCCAACGTGATTCACTCGCCTTGGAGGCCGCGATACACAAAGAAACCCTGGCTGTTCATTGAGGTTAACCAGGGACCCAGCCATACCGAGAAGGGCTACCACCAAATCCTAAAGCCGGAGCAATGGAGCTCTCGTGACTTGCTCAGGCCAGCTTTTGCAGACGAGGGATATTGA